In Niallia sp. FSL W8-0635, one genomic interval encodes:
- a CDS encoding glucose-1-phosphate adenylyltransferase, whose product MLNKKCIAMLLAGGRGTRLKKLTEELAKPAVPFGGKYRIVDFTLSNCRNSGIDTVGVLTQYQPHVLQNYIKDGKDWDLDSRDGGLSILPPYQCGTEERWYDGTAHAIYQNISYIDQYNPENVLVISGDHIYKMDYNLMLQQHIKTGADATISVTEVPWVEASRFGIMNTDSTNNRIVDFEEKPANPQSNLASMGVYIFKWKTLKNYLQKEEKNELSSKDFGKDIIPAMLLDNRKLHAYTFKGYWKDVGTIDSFWEANMDLLSRESNIFLNDKDWTVFTHEQCFAPSYIESSATVKRSIISEGCEIYGTVENSVIFNDVIIGKGAIVKDSVLLPGTVIGENVVIEKSVTACNVMVEDHSIIAPEDADSEIVLIGESMENKQSRVGLSRVI is encoded by the coding sequence ATTTTGAATAAAAAATGTATCGCAATGCTTTTAGCTGGAGGAAGAGGGACAAGACTTAAGAAATTGACAGAAGAATTAGCAAAACCAGCTGTACCTTTTGGAGGAAAATATCGTATCGTTGATTTCACTTTAAGCAATTGCCGTAATTCAGGAATAGATACCGTTGGTGTATTAACACAATACCAGCCACATGTACTGCAAAATTACATTAAAGACGGGAAAGATTGGGATCTAGACAGCAGAGATGGCGGACTTAGCATCCTTCCACCATACCAATGTGGCACTGAAGAACGCTGGTATGATGGTACAGCTCATGCTATCTATCAAAATATATCCTATATTGACCAGTATAACCCTGAAAATGTTCTTGTTATTTCTGGTGACCATATCTATAAAATGGATTATAATCTGATGTTACAACAGCATATAAAAACAGGTGCAGATGCAACGATTTCTGTGACAGAAGTTCCATGGGTAGAAGCTAGCCGCTTCGGCATCATGAATACAGATAGCACGAATAATCGTATTGTTGATTTCGAGGAGAAGCCAGCTAACCCACAGTCGAACCTTGCTTCGATGGGTGTCTATATTTTCAAATGGAAAACACTTAAAAACTATTTACAAAAAGAAGAAAAAAATGAACTATCTTCGAAAGATTTTGGGAAAGACATTATTCCTGCCATGCTTTTAGATAACCGCAAATTACATGCCTATACGTTTAAAGGGTATTGGAAGGACGTTGGGACAATTGACAGCTTCTGGGAAGCAAACATGGATTTATTATCGAGAGAAAGCAATATCTTTCTAAATGACAAAGACTGGACCGTATTTACCCACGAACAGTGCTTTGCCCCATCCTATATCGAATCTTCCGCTACCGTAAAACGCTCCATTATCAGTGAAGGCTGCGAAATTTATGGAACAGTAGAAAACTCCGTCATCTTCAATGATGTCATTATTGGAAAAGGCGCAATCGTAAAAGATTCCGTACTCCTTCCTGGAACCGTTATCGGTGAAAATGTGGTCATTGAAAAGAGTGTAACGGCATGTAATGTGATGGTTGAAGATCATAGTATCATTGCACCTGAAGATGCAGATTCGGAGATTGTG
- the hpf gene encoding ribosome hibernation-promoting factor, HPF/YfiA family, translating into MNFNIRGENIEVTPAIREYVEKKISKLERYFSETPDAQVNVNLKTYNDKMSKVEVTIPMSQLLLRAEENHMDMYAAIDLISDKLERQIRKHKTKVNRKHREKGNLNELLGSYENAPNAEDEEQDQEIVRQKRFNLKPMDSEEAILQMDLLGHNFFVYTDAETNNTNIVYKRKDGKYGLIEAQ; encoded by the coding sequence ATGAATTTCAACATTAGAGGAGAAAACATTGAGGTAACTCCAGCAATTAGAGAGTATGTCGAAAAGAAAATATCCAAATTAGAAAGATACTTTTCTGAAACACCAGATGCACAAGTTAACGTTAATCTAAAAACGTATAATGACAAAATGTCTAAGGTAGAAGTTACGATTCCAATGTCCCAATTGCTGTTGCGTGCAGAAGAAAATCATATGGATATGTATGCAGCAATAGATTTAATCTCTGATAAATTAGAAAGACAAATAAGAAAACATAAAACGAAAGTAAATCGTAAGCATAGAGAAAAAGGAAATCTTAATGAATTATTAGGTTCTTACGAAAACGCACCAAATGCGGAGGATGAAGAACAGGATCAAGAGATTGTCCGTCAAAAACGTTTCAATCTAAAACCGATGGACAGCGAGGAAGCAATCCTGCAAATGGACTTATTAGGCCATAATTTCTTCGTCTACACAGATGCTGAAACAAACAATACCAATATCGTCTACAAGCGTAAAGATGGAAAATACGGATTAATAGAAGCACAATAA
- a CDS encoding Lrp/AsnC family transcriptional regulator produces the protein MKLDETDKKILELLTANGRLSYVEIGKELNLSRVAIRERVSQLIENGIIEKFSAVINSEKVGKTVSAFFEVDCEPASLIQVAQTLAENPVVASCYQMTGPSTLHMHVLVEDFEALESFTNNELYSLEGITRVESHILLRRFKSRNGLKI, from the coding sequence ATGAAATTAGATGAAACAGATAAAAAGATATTAGAATTGCTTACAGCAAATGGCAGGCTATCTTATGTAGAAATCGGAAAAGAACTGAATTTATCAAGAGTAGCAATCCGAGAAAGAGTCAGCCAACTAATTGAAAATGGAATTATTGAAAAGTTCAGCGCCGTCATCAATTCGGAAAAGGTAGGCAAGACGGTTTCGGCTTTTTTTGAAGTGGATTGTGAGCCAGCTTCCCTTATTCAAGTAGCGCAAACACTTGCAGAAAACCCAGTTGTAGCAAGCTGCTATCAAATGACAGGACCAAGTACATTGCATATGCATGTCCTAGTGGAAGACTTTGAAGCATTAGAAAGCTTCACAAACAACGAACTATATTCCTTAGAAGGCATAACACGAGTAGAAAGCCATATTCTTCTAAGAAGATTTAAAAGTAGAAATGGATTAAAAATTTGA